A single genomic interval of Phycisphaeraceae bacterium harbors:
- a CDS encoding peptidoglycan DD-metalloendopeptidase family protein, protein MRTKVEANRKTLVLPAPPIVLEHPPGSKLDAPEGGVAGDGDVASTPMYRFYPMAGTNGSDFMNGGFVDLDPASGSFHDWKCRPFTYDGHEGTDSTLRSFAEQFIGVPVFAARDGVVVFVNDGLPDTNTSGGWLGNLVILDHGDGFESQYWHLKKDSIPVTLGESVVAGQQIGMVGSSGNSWGPHLHFQTMRNGPNGWEVHEPFHGACNPGPSDFLDQSPLDTEALLLFDFGITRTNLFNLPQPWWEPWPLPTDSQIATTDSEVVFWWFVWNFPAECQIRVTFTRPDGSLADDATWNWGNPESFRSLSNWFAWPVDWLQPMVGTWRLRFELNGQLMIDAPFEMVTSIDPAFNRPPEPIGAAFDPASPQPQDVIFCRVLTQGAKEDLDWDVVRYRYVWKRGSEVLRDVTTAAHSDAIPRNSASCGALLTCTVTPSDGKVNGQGVTVAVAVGGLLGDFNCDSHINGADLAIILGAWGACAGCAPDLNGDGVVNGADISIVLGGWTG, encoded by the coding sequence GTGCGCACCAAGGTGGAAGCGAATCGAAAGACCCTCGTCCTTCCTGCGCCGCCGATCGTCCTGGAGCACCCGCCGGGCTCCAAGCTTGACGCGCCGGAAGGTGGCGTCGCTGGCGACGGGGATGTCGCATCGACTCCGATGTATCGCTTCTATCCAATGGCGGGCACCAATGGGTCCGACTTCATGAACGGCGGCTTCGTCGACCTTGATCCCGCGTCGGGCTCATTCCACGACTGGAAGTGCCGGCCGTTCACCTATGACGGCCATGAGGGCACCGACTCCACTCTCCGCAGCTTCGCCGAACAGTTCATCGGAGTCCCAGTCTTTGCCGCGCGCGACGGCGTGGTCGTCTTTGTCAACGACGGTCTCCCGGACACGAACACCAGCGGCGGTTGGCTTGGGAATCTGGTGATTCTCGATCACGGCGACGGCTTTGAGAGTCAGTACTGGCATCTCAAGAAGGACTCGATCCCCGTGACCTTGGGAGAGAGCGTGGTCGCCGGGCAGCAGATCGGCATGGTCGGTTCGAGTGGCAACAGTTGGGGACCCCACCTTCACTTTCAGACCATGCGGAACGGGCCCAATGGCTGGGAGGTTCACGAGCCATTTCACGGCGCCTGCAATCCCGGGCCGAGCGACTTCCTCGATCAGTCCCCGCTCGACACCGAAGCGCTCCTTCTCTTCGACTTTGGCATCACGCGCACGAACCTCTTCAATCTTCCTCAGCCGTGGTGGGAACCATGGCCGCTGCCGACCGACTCGCAGATTGCAACGACGGACAGCGAGGTGGTCTTCTGGTGGTTCGTCTGGAACTTCCCGGCCGAGTGCCAGATCCGAGTGACATTCACCAGGCCCGACGGTTCACTGGCCGACGACGCCACATGGAACTGGGGAAACCCGGAGTCATTCCGTTCGCTGTCAAACTGGTTCGCGTGGCCCGTCGACTGGCTTCAGCCCATGGTCGGCACATGGAGACTGCGATTCGAGCTGAACGGGCAACTCATGATCGACGCGCCCTTCGAGATGGTCACCTCGATCGATCCAGCCTTCAATCGGCCGCCTGAGCCGATTGGTGCCGCCTTTGATCCGGCGAGTCCGCAGCCGCAGGATGTCATCTTCTGCCGCGTGCTTACGCAAGGCGCCAAGGAAGACCTCGACTGGGATGTCGTCCGCTACCGATATGTCTGGAAGCGGGGTTCGGAAGTCCTTCGCGATGTGACGACCGCGGCGCACTCCGATGCCATTCCGCGGAACAGCGCGTCGTGCGGTGCACTTCTCACCTGCACCGTGACACCGAGCGATGGCAAGGTCAACGGTCAGGGAGTCACCGTTGCGGTCGCGGTGGGCGGCCTGCTGGGCGACTTCAACTGCGACAGTCACATCAACGGCGCCGACCTCGCGATCATCCTGGGAGCCTGGGGTGCGTGCGCCGGATGCGCGCCTGACTTGAATGGTGACGGAGTCGTCAATGGCGCCGACATCAGCATCGTGCTGGGGGGGTGGACGGGCTGA
- a CDS encoding patatin-like phospholipase family protein, which produces MLTLLRLFGPVSLLGGLLLMAGCGEPLRPVLDPAEFKARIERDNAAMAAVMEDSVSRIMQRVEQRMAEGKETTINFLAISGGGDWGAFGSGFLVGWGEAPDPQYRRPDFDAVTGVSTGALLAPFVFVGTDEAVMEVDTFYRNPETSWIKSRGLLFFMPWNPSFLTIPGLREDIENSATREFVSAMAEQSRKGKVLIISATDVDLGRQRFWGIGPLAEAAESTGDLKSVTRYMLASSAIPVAFPPVEIDDGLYIDGGVTANVFLRLNTQDPHSFLQRWMQKHPGVPVPKVRYWVIVNNQLEQSPATVQRRWPVILTPSLNTSTRSATIAQIQLLATEAYYANSRYGTNIELRVVAIPNDWRPPVDGIFEKETMRSLSDLGRKMGADPSSWQLWAAPSGLGLTPIYAP; this is translated from the coding sequence ATGTTGACTCTCCTCAGGCTCTTCGGTCCTGTCTCGCTCCTTGGCGGCTTGCTCCTGATGGCTGGTTGCGGCGAGCCGCTTCGGCCGGTCCTGGACCCCGCGGAGTTCAAGGCGCGCATCGAGCGCGACAATGCCGCCATGGCTGCGGTCATGGAGGACTCGGTCAGCCGGATCATGCAGCGCGTCGAACAACGCATGGCCGAGGGGAAGGAGACGACCATCAACTTCCTCGCCATCTCCGGCGGTGGAGACTGGGGTGCGTTTGGATCCGGGTTCCTGGTGGGCTGGGGCGAAGCACCCGATCCCCAGTATCGCCGTCCCGATTTCGATGCGGTCACTGGTGTGAGCACCGGTGCGCTGCTGGCACCGTTCGTCTTTGTCGGCACCGATGAGGCGGTGATGGAGGTGGACACCTTCTATCGGAATCCCGAGACCTCATGGATCAAGTCGCGGGGCCTCCTCTTCTTCATGCCATGGAATCCATCGTTCCTGACCATTCCCGGTCTGCGCGAGGACATCGAGAACAGCGCCACCCGGGAGTTCGTCTCCGCCATGGCGGAGCAGTCCCGCAAGGGCAAGGTGCTTATCATCAGTGCGACCGATGTCGACCTCGGGCGCCAGCGATTCTGGGGCATCGGGCCGCTCGCCGAGGCTGCCGAGTCCACGGGCGACCTGAAGTCGGTCACCAGATACATGCTGGCGTCGTCGGCGATTCCTGTCGCGTTTCCACCGGTCGAGATCGACGATGGGCTCTACATCGATGGCGGTGTCACGGCCAATGTCTTCCTGCGTCTGAACACTCAAGATCCGCACTCGTTCCTTCAGCGCTGGATGCAGAAGCACCCCGGTGTCCCTGTTCCCAAGGTGCGATATTGGGTCATCGTGAACAACCAGCTCGAGCAGAGCCCGGCGACGGTACAGCGGCGGTGGCCGGTCATCCTGACCCCTTCGCTCAACACCTCGACGCGGTCGGCGACCATCGCGCAGATTCAGCTCCTCGCCACAGAGGCCTACTACGCCAATAGTCGCTACGGCACCAATATCGAGCTGCGCGTGGTGGCGATCCCCAATGACTGGCGGCCTCCAGTGGATGGCATCTTTGAGAAGGAGACGATGCGTTCCCTGAGTGACCTCGGCCGGAAGATGGGCGCAGATCCATCTTCGTGGCAGTTGTGGGCGGCGCCGTCGGGCCTTGGGCTCACGCCGATCTACGCGCCGTAG
- a CDS encoding DUF3482 domain-containing protein: MAEPLLIGVVGQVNAGKSSVHESLLRYRDPQAVSAEPGWTREVRAMDLRVSADGDNRIGQGHGRGEVAARLLDFPGFQRIEALERMVDRTLPKVGAAADTNAEPTARPSEADMERLLQEMRKEGDFRHEELVTEGARRCQVLLLVVDTREAPSSAFESERRLLTRLTGLKPIILLNCTAHQASRVAAWQEALRADTEPALPFDAWHLAWAHELALWRRVLARVAASPAHAAIARAILHDRERHRAEADEAVALQIADLLIDVAAARRPVEHADDRRERLEAARELMERARRREQLCFEATLSRLGFRKGDAVLEALGAGDDAALSDPWSAREIARRMPGLVKGLAAGAAVGTGVGAATGFVVDLATMFTTIGAATALGAKLGAAAGAVAGGAWAIRDKLVELPQLGTKDARLSREAIELLALRQVEMSLGLFGRGHAALDVAPVRAAAGIALGADQRSAVIDIVGGLVQHARPARWSTLNGPVALDASDRVRAVRDTQRRLVAVLGSADGIDESEPPAAP; encoded by the coding sequence ATGGCTGAGCCGCTGCTGATCGGAGTTGTCGGCCAGGTGAACGCGGGGAAGAGCAGCGTGCATGAGTCGCTCCTTCGCTATCGCGATCCTCAGGCCGTGAGCGCCGAGCCAGGCTGGACGCGCGAAGTGCGCGCGATGGACCTTCGCGTCTCTGCCGATGGCGACAACCGAATCGGCCAGGGCCATGGCCGTGGCGAAGTGGCCGCGCGACTCCTTGACTTCCCGGGATTCCAGCGGATCGAGGCGCTCGAACGCATGGTGGATCGCACGCTGCCGAAGGTTGGCGCAGCCGCAGACACGAACGCGGAGCCGACTGCCCGTCCGAGCGAAGCCGACATGGAGCGTCTCCTGCAGGAGATGCGGAAGGAAGGTGACTTCCGGCACGAGGAGCTGGTGACAGAGGGCGCCCGACGATGCCAGGTGCTCCTGCTCGTGGTGGACACGCGCGAAGCGCCGAGCAGCGCGTTTGAGAGCGAGCGACGACTCCTGACGCGGTTGACCGGGCTCAAGCCCATCATCCTGCTCAATTGCACCGCGCATCAGGCATCGCGCGTGGCTGCATGGCAGGAGGCGCTTCGAGCCGACACCGAGCCAGCCCTGCCCTTTGACGCGTGGCATCTTGCGTGGGCGCATGAATTGGCGCTGTGGCGCCGGGTGCTCGCCCGAGTTGCCGCGTCGCCGGCGCATGCCGCCATCGCTCGGGCGATCCTTCATGATCGCGAGCGTCACCGAGCGGAGGCGGATGAAGCCGTCGCGCTCCAGATTGCCGATCTCCTGATCGATGTCGCGGCTGCGCGACGACCCGTGGAACACGCTGACGACAGGAGGGAGCGCCTGGAGGCCGCCCGCGAGCTGATGGAGCGGGCGCGGCGCCGCGAGCAACTCTGTTTCGAAGCCACGCTCTCGCGCCTGGGCTTCCGCAAGGGCGACGCGGTACTGGAAGCGCTCGGCGCGGGCGACGACGCCGCGCTCTCTGATCCATGGTCCGCGAGGGAGATCGCTCGGCGCATGCCGGGCCTCGTCAAGGGGCTCGCCGCCGGAGCTGCGGTGGGAACCGGCGTTGGCGCAGCCACCGGTTTCGTCGTCGATCTCGCCACGATGTTCACGACGATCGGTGCCGCGACGGCGCTCGGTGCCAAGCTCGGTGCTGCCGCCGGCGCGGTCGCAGGCGGCGCATGGGCCATTCGAGACAAGCTCGTCGAACTTCCGCAACTCGGAACGAAGGATGCTCGCCTCTCGCGGGAGGCGATTGAGCTGCTCGCGCTTCGACAGGTGGAAATGTCGCTGGGACTCTTTGGCCGCGGACATGCCGCGCTCGATGTCGCACCGGTCCGCGCGGCGGCGGGCATCGCCCTCGGTGCCGATCAGCGCAGCGCCGTGATCGACATTGTCGGAGGTTTGGTGCAGCACGCTCGGCCCGCGCGATGGAGCACGCTCAACGGGCCCGTCGCGCTCGATGCTTCCGACCGGGTCCGCGCGGTCCGCGACACCCAGCGGCGGCTGGTGGCCGTCCTTGGTTCAGCCGATGGGATCGACGAATCCGAGCCGCCCGCGGCCCCATGA
- a CDS encoding DUF2868 domain-containing protein, with protein sequence MALALVEGATPRRVDGLRGHDLDERAIERLRVLPEGRAVEAVLQQLGAWPRSMLRLAIAIAVVLVALGSAALVTSTGAVSVPAVLMGTLGLQTVLLILWLLSLCPGTGPLLRRIFAWALIGPARTIRRFGAEVGERWSTPEAISEWIGRWRRGSERDHAAVYASMEALSMAYAPRRGLLAALVYGVWSNAAWLAANALMLVVLAMQLLRSRTYTLHSGLISPELSRSWIEPLVTTLSTLMPASMLPDAEALSRAALDPGGIAPDSWRWGTLILATVVLLGVVPRTLALFLALVLLPVARRRWRIPWDDARLAATQGVIEASLPPVTILARERPADDSVHNAAPGFARSPGAMVNATSAAFVAEPTRGASAEVRGRPGACLAFLRLGDASAVQCFLRSVRTDAAHEGALASAIDLGCLTDGGLDAAERAAAQLAHEQPALLLLLCALSMAPRRGVADLLDPLRRVASVEVAAVLSGAAPLRRGGAPEDLERTIHSWRSVLERSGVRRIIELDGALPSPRIDELCAGLRSGHVIATARVGRLESALGAIADAIASWGDRTLTGDDARRLLNRIGAIYGAPNITDEAPFIMSRHDPLTAGEVVAARAIDLAERSTGFATLEARRRGEALRAAAIDDALALAVELELQGCGEVLISRAVQAVRTAWSAHGDNQAHTQVALRAVASIMDDSGVASHG encoded by the coding sequence ATGGCGCTGGCCCTTGTGGAGGGCGCCACACCGCGGCGAGTGGATGGCCTGCGCGGTCATGACCTCGATGAGCGGGCCATTGAGCGGTTGCGCGTGCTCCCCGAGGGCCGCGCCGTCGAAGCCGTCTTGCAGCAGTTGGGTGCCTGGCCTCGATCGATGCTGCGCCTTGCCATTGCGATCGCGGTGGTGCTCGTCGCGCTCGGCAGTGCAGCGCTTGTGACAAGCACCGGCGCCGTCAGCGTGCCGGCCGTGCTCATGGGAACGCTCGGACTTCAGACGGTTCTGCTGATCCTCTGGCTTCTCTCACTCTGTCCGGGGACAGGCCCCCTGCTTCGACGCATCTTTGCGTGGGCGCTGATCGGACCGGCTCGCACGATACGCCGTTTCGGTGCGGAGGTCGGTGAGCGGTGGAGCACTCCCGAGGCGATCTCCGAGTGGATCGGCCGCTGGCGCCGGGGCAGCGAGCGCGATCACGCAGCGGTCTATGCGTCGATGGAAGCGCTCTCGATGGCGTATGCCCCGCGCCGAGGTCTGCTTGCGGCGCTGGTCTATGGCGTCTGGTCCAACGCCGCGTGGCTCGCGGCCAACGCGCTGATGCTCGTGGTGCTCGCGATGCAGCTTCTTCGAAGCCGCACCTACACGCTCCACAGCGGGCTCATCAGTCCGGAGCTTTCGCGATCGTGGATCGAGCCGCTCGTGACGACGCTCTCCACACTCATGCCTGCATCGATGCTGCCCGATGCCGAAGCGCTCTCGCGAGCGGCGCTTGATCCCGGCGGCATTGCGCCCGACAGTTGGCGCTGGGGCACGCTCATTCTTGCGACGGTCGTGCTGCTCGGAGTGGTGCCGAGAACGCTGGCCCTGTTCCTTGCGCTCGTGCTATTGCCGGTCGCAAGGCGGCGGTGGCGCATCCCATGGGATGACGCTCGACTCGCGGCGACTCAGGGTGTGATTGAAGCGTCGCTGCCCCCGGTCACGATTCTCGCTCGGGAGCGCCCCGCGGACGACTCGGTACACAACGCAGCCCCAGGGTTCGCGCGATCACCGGGAGCCATGGTCAATGCGACCTCTGCGGCGTTTGTCGCGGAGCCGACGCGAGGCGCCTCGGCCGAGGTCCGTGGTCGGCCCGGCGCATGCCTCGCCTTTCTTCGGTTGGGTGATGCGTCGGCCGTGCAGTGCTTCCTTCGCTCTGTTCGCACCGATGCCGCGCACGAAGGCGCGCTGGCTTCAGCCATTGACCTCGGCTGTCTCACGGATGGCGGATTGGACGCCGCCGAGCGTGCTGCGGCGCAACTCGCGCATGAGCAACCTGCGCTGCTGCTCCTTCTTTGTGCGCTCTCGATGGCACCGCGCCGTGGCGTTGCCGATCTGCTTGATCCTCTGCGTCGTGTGGCTTCCGTCGAGGTTGCCGCCGTGCTGAGCGGCGCCGCCCCGTTGCGACGCGGCGGTGCGCCCGAAGATCTCGAGCGGACCATTCACTCATGGCGCAGTGTGCTTGAGCGCAGCGGAGTGCGGCGGATCATCGAACTGGATGGCGCACTCCCCTCCCCACGCATCGACGAGCTCTGCGCCGGCCTGCGATCCGGGCATGTCATCGCCACCGCGCGGGTCGGACGGCTGGAGAGTGCGCTTGGGGCCATCGCTGACGCGATCGCCTCGTGGGGCGATCGAACCTTGACCGGCGACGACGCACGGCGTCTTCTCAACCGGATTGGCGCGATCTACGGCGCTCCGAACATCACCGACGAGGCACCGTTCATCATGTCGAGGCACGATCCGTTGACGGCCGGCGAGGTCGTCGCAGCCCGGGCGATTGACCTCGCCGAGCGGAGCACCGGATTCGCCACGCTCGAGGCACGGAGGCGCGGCGAGGCCCTTCGTGCTGCGGCGATCGATGATGCGCTGGCGCTCGCGGTGGAATTGGAGCTTCAGGGCTGCGGCGAGGTCCTGATCTCCCGCGCTGTGCAGGCGGTCCGCACCGCATGGTCGGCACACGGTGACAATCAGGCTCACACGCAGGTCGCTCTTCGCGCGGTCGCGTCGATCATGGACGACTCCGGAGTCGCCTCTCATGGCTGA
- a CDS encoding twin-arginine translocase TatA/TatE family subunit: MNGFDLPLGPSLMLGFWTPGFWEILLILMAGLLLFGRRLPEVGRSLGRSIVEFKQGMRDVKSEIDREPSREPADPRRIPTRGDAVPRSTVEADEAHADRS, translated from the coding sequence ATGAACGGATTCGACCTGCCTCTTGGCCCCTCGCTGATGCTCGGCTTCTGGACCCCCGGGTTCTGGGAGATCCTTCTCATTCTGATGGCGGGCCTGCTGCTCTTTGGTCGGAGGCTTCCCGAGGTGGGCCGCAGCTTGGGGCGGAGCATCGTCGAGTTCAAGCAGGGCATGCGCGATGTGAAGAGCGAAATCGATCGTGAGCCCTCCCGAGAGCCGGCCGATCCGCGTCGAATTCCAACGCGCGGAGACGCCGTGCCACGCTCGACCGTGGAGGCCGATGAGGCCCACGCCGACCGCTCCTGA
- a CDS encoding MltA domain-containing protein, which translates to MQGCRLFGAALLAAAVALAGCKSDPEPVPGAGPDYSRELLPGERALRKLGPDDPWPDLGAAWRVRDPFLYQALDRSIEFFQAPSSKQRLAPWDFYASWEQAAASVVAFRQIVREETSEAAFIERIRREFDVWQTVGYNGQGVVLFTGYYTPEFRGSLTRSAEFSFPVYKRPSDLVTDSFTGEPQGRRRADGSIGEWPSRRELLQSNAFEGNELVWLRSPLDVYIVEVNGSAKILLPDNTNMFIGYAGKTGRPYVGLGKSMIEEGIIARDKISLKAIMDEYQRDPHTVLNLMWRNENMVFFTTYDGSNWPAGSLGVRVTEKETLATDKKVYPPGGVVYVDTKSINFGGQQQTFRRFMLDQDTGGAIKAPGRGDIYMGQGKAAEIIAGGQYAEGTMYYFFLKPEFVSKYPLPPRQPRSVAAATARQ; encoded by the coding sequence ATGCAAGGATGCAGACTTTTCGGTGCGGCGCTTCTCGCAGCCGCAGTGGCGCTCGCAGGATGCAAGAGCGATCCGGAGCCGGTGCCCGGAGCGGGCCCGGATTATTCCCGAGAGCTTCTCCCCGGTGAACGCGCCCTGCGCAAGCTGGGTCCTGACGACCCATGGCCCGATCTCGGTGCCGCGTGGCGCGTGCGCGATCCGTTTCTTTACCAGGCGCTCGATCGCAGCATCGAGTTCTTCCAGGCGCCGTCGAGCAAGCAGCGCCTCGCGCCGTGGGACTTCTACGCGTCATGGGAGCAGGCGGCAGCGAGCGTGGTCGCGTTCCGCCAGATCGTGCGCGAGGAGACGAGCGAAGCCGCGTTCATCGAGCGCATCCGTCGAGAGTTCGATGTCTGGCAGACAGTGGGCTACAACGGTCAGGGTGTGGTGCTCTTCACGGGGTACTACACACCGGAGTTCCGAGGCAGCCTCACGCGCAGCGCTGAGTTCAGCTTCCCCGTTTACAAGCGGCCGTCTGATCTTGTGACCGACTCCTTCACAGGAGAACCGCAGGGTCGTCGTCGCGCCGACGGCTCGATCGGCGAGTGGCCCTCGCGCCGCGAGTTGCTCCAGAGCAACGCCTTCGAAGGCAATGAACTGGTCTGGCTGCGCTCACCGCTCGATGTCTACATCGTGGAGGTGAACGGCAGCGCAAAGATCCTCCTGCCCGACAACACGAACATGTTCATCGGGTACGCAGGCAAGACTGGGCGCCCCTATGTCGGGCTCGGCAAGTCGATGATCGAGGAGGGCATCATCGCTCGCGACAAGATCAGCCTGAAGGCCATCATGGATGAGTACCAGCGCGATCCCCACACCGTGCTGAACCTCATGTGGCGGAACGAGAACATGGTCTTCTTCACCACCTATGACGGAAGCAACTGGCCCGCGGGCAGTCTCGGCGTGCGCGTCACAGAGAAGGAGACGCTCGCCACGGATAAGAAGGTCTATCCGCCGGGTGGCGTCGTCTATGTCGACACGAAGTCGATCAACTTCGGCGGGCAGCAGCAGACTTTCCGGCGTTTCATGCTCGATCAGGACACGGGTGGCGCGATCAAGGCGCCAGGTCGAGGCGACATCTACATGGGGCAGGGCAAGGCCGCAGAGATCATTGCGGGCGGCCAGTACGCCGAGGGCACCATGTACTACTTCTTCCTGAAGCCCGAGTTTGTCTCGAAGTATCCGCTGCCACCTCGCCAACCGCGTTCGGTCGCGGCGGCGACGGCGCGTCAGTGA
- the purH gene encoding bifunctional phosphoribosylaminoimidazolecarboxamide formyltransferase/IMP cyclohydrolase, with translation MSGASSISRALVSVHDKSGLIELVRGLQAHGVEVLSTGGTARAIAEAGVPVTPIDAVTGFPEMLDGRVKTLHPAVHGGILHRRDDPAHVAAIHAQGIRPIDLVIVNLYPFEATIARSGVTFDEVIEQIDIGGPSMVRSAAKNHAFVTVITDPSQYEGLLSEMREHGGGTSAAFRRTCAAAAFARTAIYDGAIAAWMSAQNGAAYPPVLLMPLVLESELRYGENPHQAAAAYRDPAWRGATIVGGQSRGAKALSYNNLLDASAAFEAACDLALLDERRVAACVVKHTNPCGAALAVTARDACMAAWAGDPLAAYGGIVALSAELDLDAAEALAEGDRFVEVIVAPSIAPEARERLAARWKNLRLVETGPIERAPAPRQGTADWQVRSILGGWLVQERDAAIEDPAHYHHAAGPAPSPDTLREAAFAMTVAKHLKSNAICVVRNGELLGAGAGQMDRVSACGIAVSKATQRLGESSSMPAVAASDAFFPFADGPRVLIDAGVRVIVHPGGSKRDEETFALCNERGVTCLITGRRHFRH, from the coding sequence ATGAGTGGCGCCTCGTCGATCTCCCGCGCCCTTGTCTCGGTGCATGACAAGAGCGGCCTCATCGAACTCGTGCGCGGGTTGCAGGCGCACGGCGTGGAAGTGCTCTCGACCGGCGGCACCGCGCGGGCAATCGCCGAAGCGGGCGTGCCGGTCACGCCCATCGACGCTGTCACCGGGTTCCCGGAGATGCTGGACGGCCGGGTGAAGACGCTGCACCCCGCGGTCCATGGCGGCATTCTTCACCGGCGGGATGATCCGGCCCATGTCGCCGCGATTCATGCGCAGGGCATTCGCCCGATCGACCTCGTGATCGTCAATCTCTATCCCTTCGAGGCGACCATCGCCCGAAGCGGTGTCACCTTCGACGAGGTGATCGAGCAGATCGACATCGGCGGACCTTCGATGGTGCGCAGCGCCGCGAAGAACCACGCCTTCGTCACTGTCATCACTGACCCGTCGCAGTACGAGGGCCTGCTGTCTGAAATGCGGGAGCATGGCGGCGGAACCAGCGCGGCGTTCCGTCGAACCTGCGCCGCAGCGGCATTCGCCCGCACCGCGATCTATGACGGCGCCATCGCCGCATGGATGAGCGCGCAGAACGGTGCTGCGTATCCCCCTGTCCTTCTCATGCCCCTCGTGCTGGAGAGTGAACTCCGATACGGTGAGAACCCCCATCAGGCCGCCGCCGCCTATCGCGACCCCGCATGGCGCGGCGCGACGATCGTCGGCGGTCAGAGCCGCGGCGCGAAAGCGCTCTCCTACAACAATCTGCTCGATGCCTCGGCTGCCTTCGAAGCCGCGTGTGATCTCGCGCTGCTCGATGAGCGCCGAGTCGCGGCGTGCGTGGTGAAGCACACGAATCCCTGCGGCGCCGCGCTGGCGGTCACCGCGCGCGATGCCTGCATGGCGGCGTGGGCGGGCGATCCGCTTGCGGCATATGGCGGAATTGTGGCGCTCTCCGCGGAGCTTGACCTCGACGCGGCGGAGGCGCTCGCCGAGGGCGACCGCTTCGTGGAGGTGATCGTGGCACCATCGATCGCGCCAGAAGCGCGGGAGCGTCTCGCTGCGCGATGGAAGAACCTGCGGCTCGTCGAAACCGGTCCGATCGAGCGAGCGCCAGCACCGCGCCAGGGCACCGCTGACTGGCAGGTTCGCTCCATTCTCGGAGGCTGGCTCGTCCAGGAGCGCGACGCGGCCATCGAAGATCCGGCGCACTACCACCACGCGGCGGGACCGGCTCCCTCGCCCGACACACTGCGCGAAGCCGCCTTCGCCATGACTGTCGCCAAGCACTTGAAGAGCAATGCCATCTGCGTCGTGCGGAATGGTGAGTTGCTCGGCGCAGGGGCCGGCCAGATGGACCGCGTCTCAGCCTGCGGTATCGCCGTGTCGAAGGCGACTCAGCGCCTCGGGGAGTCATCCTCGATGCCCGCGGTTGCCGCGTCCGACGCCTTCTTCCCCTTTGCGGACGGCCCGCGTGTGCTCATCGACGCCGGCGTGCGCGTCATCGTGCATCCCGGCGGCAGCAAGCGCGACGAGGAGACCTTCGCGCTCTGCAACGAGCGCGGCGTGACCTGCCTCATCACTGGTCGGCGCCACTTCCGTCACTGA